In one window of Photorhabdus laumondii subsp. laumondii DNA:
- the rluA gene encoding bifunctional tRNA pseudouridine(32) synthase/23S rRNA pseudouridine(746) synthase RluA: protein MEAYNPPTDPWLHVLYQDQYIIVVNKPSGLLSVPGRAAEHKDSIMTRIQQQFPAAESVHRLDMATSGVMVVALTKDAERELKRQFREREPEKTYIARVWGRLEPETGLVDLPLICDWPNRPKQKVCFETGKSAQTEYEVLAYEDEATRIKLSPITGRSHQLRVHMLALEHPILGDQFYAHQQARAMAPRLQLHAQELYITHPVYGTPMHFQCKADF, encoded by the coding sequence ATGGAAGCTTATAATCCTCCTACCGATCCTTGGTTACATGTGCTCTATCAGGATCAATATATCATTGTGGTCAATAAACCCAGTGGGCTACTTTCTGTTCCCGGTCGGGCAGCAGAGCATAAAGACAGCATTATGACGCGGATACAACAACAGTTTCCAGCCGCAGAATCTGTTCACCGGCTGGATATGGCAACCAGCGGCGTAATGGTAGTTGCACTGACCAAAGATGCAGAGCGTGAATTGAAACGTCAGTTCCGTGAACGAGAGCCGGAAAAAACCTATATTGCTCGGGTTTGGGGACGTCTGGAACCAGAAACGGGTCTTGTCGATTTACCGCTGATTTGTGACTGGCCGAATCGGCCAAAGCAGAAAGTGTGTTTTGAAACCGGGAAATCAGCCCAGACTGAGTACGAAGTACTCGCTTACGAAGATGAGGCAACTCGAATAAAACTCTCACCGATCACTGGTCGTTCACATCAGCTCAGAGTACATATGCTAGCACTTGAGCACCCAATTTTGGGAGACCAGTTTTACGCTCATCAGCAGGCAAGAGCAATGGCACCTCGCCTGCAATTACATGCACAAGAGTTATATATCACACATCCGGTCTATGGAACGCCAATGCATTTTCAGTGTAAAGCCGATTTTTAA
- the djlA gene encoding co-chaperone DjlA codes for MHYWGKLLGLIFGVVSGAGFWGIVIGLFIGHMLDRASVRGNQGFFANNQSRQLLFFSSTFQVMGHITKSKGRVTETDIRLASQLMERMQLHGQARIAAQQAFREGKEPNFPLRETLRQLRRACFGRSDLIRMFLEIQLQAAFSDGQLHPNERTVLFIIADELGISRNQFEQFLAMMEGGRNFGDGGEWQQRQYGGYQKAAQGPTLADACKVLGVREKDDATTIKRAYRRLMSEHHPDKLVAKGLPPEMMEIAKQKAQSIQAAYDLIKKEKGFK; via the coding sequence ATGCATTATTGGGGAAAATTGCTTGGGCTGATCTTTGGTGTTGTGTCTGGAGCAGGCTTCTGGGGTATTGTCATTGGTCTATTTATTGGCCATATGCTTGATAGGGCTAGTGTACGGGGAAACCAAGGTTTTTTTGCAAATAATCAGTCTCGCCAACTGCTATTTTTCAGCAGTACTTTTCAGGTGATGGGCCATATTACTAAATCAAAAGGGCGGGTGACTGAAACGGATATCCGGCTTGCGAGCCAGTTAATGGAACGAATGCAACTTCACGGGCAAGCTAGGATTGCGGCACAGCAGGCTTTTCGTGAAGGTAAAGAGCCCAATTTTCCTTTGCGTGAGACACTAAGACAATTGCGTCGAGCCTGTTTTGGCCGGTCTGACTTAATTCGCATGTTTTTGGAGATCCAGTTACAGGCGGCATTTTCTGATGGTCAATTGCATCCGAACGAGAGGACGGTGTTGTTTATTATTGCTGATGAACTTGGGATCTCTCGTAACCAATTCGAACAATTCCTTGCCATGATGGAAGGTGGCCGCAATTTCGGTGATGGAGGCGAGTGGCAGCAACGGCAGTATGGCGGTTATCAGAAGGCTGCGCAGGGGCCAACACTCGCGGACGCCTGTAAGGTGTTGGGGGTGCGTGAAAAGGATGATGCGACGACAATTAAGCGTGCCTATCGTAGATTGATGAGTGAACATCATCCAGATAAGCTGGTAGCAAAAGGTTTACCACCGGAAATGATGGAGATTGCTAAACAAAAGGCCCAGTCAATTCAGGCTGCCTATGATCTCATTAAAAAAGAGAAGGGTTTTAAATAG
- the lptD gene encoding LPS assembly protein LptD, which translates to MKKCYPTLLATTVWAALYGQYAHADLAAQCMLGIPVYDQPIINGDLNQLPINILADDSRADYPRSAKFIGNVNIKQGNKTLTADQVQLDQTEDKVPLRTVTATGNVHYDDPLIILKGPRAWSNLNNKDTDMYQSDYQMVGRQGRGTADKMKLRGENRYAILDNGTFTSCLPGNDSWSVVGSEVILDREEEVAEIWNARFRVANVPIFYSPYLQLPIGNKRRSGFLIPNASYSKNDGFEFLLPYYWNIAPNYDATITPHYISKRGLKLDNEFRYLTKAGTGTLALDWLNNDEQYVKDKKTNTRTARESDNRWLFYWRHSGVMDRVWRFNIDYTKVSDPEYFSDFSSQYGSTTDGYATQKFSLGYAQQNWNATLSTKQFQIFSKDTSRKAYRAEPQLDLNYYKNDLGPFDLKVYGQAAKFTSVGKNNPEATRWHLEPSINLPLSNGWASMNNEVKLMATHYQQDIPKATENAEYKESVNRVLPQFKSEAKMVFERSTYLNNNYTQTLEPQVQYLYVPYKDQDNINNFDSSLLQTDYNGLFRDRFYGGLDRISSANQVTTGLTTRIYDESLVERFNLSLGQIYYFERPRTGKETIINSKDSTGMMTWAGDTYWKINDSWGLKGGMQYDTRLGNVTMGNAVLEYRRDEDRLVQLNYRFVDRDYIQATAKSAPAFQQGISQVGLVASWPLSERWGLVGAYYYDTKEQQPASQLVGLQYNTCCWAINVGYERKIVGWKDNNSEYDNKWSFNFELRGLSNNHSLGSRKMLQSGIMPYQRAF; encoded by the coding sequence ATGAAGAAATGTTATCCAACTTTGCTGGCCACAACGGTATGGGCCGCACTTTATGGTCAGTATGCACATGCTGATCTCGCAGCGCAGTGTATGCTGGGTATACCTGTTTATGATCAGCCAATCATTAATGGCGATTTAAATCAACTTCCTATCAATATTCTGGCAGATGATTCACGCGCAGATTATCCGCGTTCCGCTAAATTTATCGGTAATGTTAATATTAAACAGGGTAATAAAACCCTGACTGCCGATCAGGTACAACTTGATCAAACAGAAGATAAAGTTCCGTTAAGAACCGTAACTGCAACGGGCAATGTCCATTATGATGATCCCCTGATTATTCTGAAAGGTCCACGCGCTTGGTCTAATTTAAATAATAAAGATACCGATATGTATCAAAGTGATTATCAGATGGTCGGGCGTCAAGGACGCGGCACCGCAGACAAAATGAAACTGCGTGGTGAAAACCGTTATGCCATTCTGGATAACGGTACTTTTACTTCCTGCCTGCCGGGTAATGATAGCTGGAGCGTTGTCGGCTCCGAAGTCATTCTCGATCGCGAAGAAGAAGTGGCTGAAATATGGAATGCCCGTTTCAGGGTGGCTAACGTTCCCATATTTTACAGTCCGTATCTTCAATTACCGATCGGTAATAAACGCCGTTCCGGTTTTCTTATTCCTAACGCCAGCTATTCCAAAAATGACGGCTTTGAATTTCTGCTGCCTTATTATTGGAATATTGCACCAAATTATGATGCCACAATTACACCGCACTATATCAGTAAACGTGGTTTAAAACTGGATAATGAATTCCGTTACTTAACCAAAGCAGGCACAGGTACCCTTGCTCTCGACTGGCTGAATAACGACGAACAGTATGTCAAAGACAAAAAGACAAACACACGTACCGCCAGAGAAAGTGATAATCGCTGGTTATTTTATTGGAGACACAGTGGTGTGATGGATAGGGTATGGCGTTTTAATATCGACTATACCAAAGTCAGTGATCCCGAATATTTTTCTGATTTCAGCTCTCAATATGGTTCCACCACCGATGGCTATGCCACACAAAAATTTAGTCTGGGCTATGCTCAACAAAACTGGAATGCCACGCTATCAACTAAACAGTTCCAGATTTTTTCTAAAGATACCAGTAGAAAAGCTTACAGAGCAGAACCACAGTTAGATTTGAATTATTACAAAAACGATCTGGGTCCATTTGACCTTAAAGTTTATGGTCAGGCGGCAAAATTTACCAGTGTAGGTAAAAATAACCCGGAAGCAACCCGCTGGCATCTGGAGCCCTCCATTAACCTGCCACTCTCCAATGGTTGGGCCAGTATGAATAATGAAGTTAAGCTGATGGCGACTCACTATCAGCAGGATATTCCCAAAGCTACCGAGAATGCTGAATATAAAGAATCTGTTAACCGGGTTCTGCCACAGTTCAAAAGCGAAGCCAAAATGGTATTTGAGCGTTCAACGTACCTGAACAACAATTACACCCAAACGCTAGAACCGCAGGTTCAGTATCTGTATGTGCCATACAAAGACCAAGATAATATCAATAATTTCGACTCATCTTTACTGCAAACTGATTACAACGGCCTGTTCCGTGACCGCTTTTATGGTGGCCTGGACCGTATTTCATCGGCCAATCAAGTGACTACCGGTCTCACTACCCGTATTTATGATGAAAGTTTGGTTGAACGTTTTAACCTGTCATTAGGTCAAATCTATTACTTTGAACGTCCACGCACTGGTAAAGAAACCATCATCAACAGTAAAGATAGTACCGGCATGATGACCTGGGCAGGTGATACTTACTGGAAAATTAATGATTCTTGGGGCTTGAAAGGTGGTATGCAGTACGATACTCGCCTGGGCAACGTAACGATGGGGAATGCAGTACTAGAATATCGCCGTGATGAAGACCGACTGGTGCAGTTGAACTATCGTTTTGTTGACAGAGATTATATCCAAGCTACAGCTAAGAGTGCTCCGGCTTTCCAGCAAGGGATCTCTCAAGTCGGTCTGGTTGCAAGTTGGCCGTTAAGTGAGCGCTGGGGTTTAGTAGGTGCTTACTATTACGATACCAAAGAACAGCAACCGGCAAGTCAGTTAGTAGGGCTACAGTACAACACTTGTTGCTGGGCAATTAATGTTGGCTATGAACGTAAGA